A genomic region of Luteibacter aegosomatissinici contains the following coding sequences:
- a CDS encoding tetratricopeptide repeat protein has protein sequence MSGRRDHHERTEPTLGRLDDLDKPAPPVDDGLPHIIVDEPRRGGAVPPPRSRGPRQPRKRGWLIPVLVLVLIGVATALYLQQDRLRNLVPSTELNDTLTQANAALEAGKLDGTDGDSARELFEKARDQQPDSDQARDGLRRVGQAEVSRADAALTAGRLDEAEAALNVARELLGGGNDVEQLSQRLSQARNPQKQTESLIDQAQQALAAGKLDGDDGAGALYRRVLDADRTNAVAARGLDKVGDGLAAQARQAIADNDRAKANAIVDRIAILVPGYGDLPSLRAALAENRKQDDQAVATLVQQGNEAMRAGRFTGDGDDNALARFRAALAADPDNADAKAGLGQVAQALIVQANAAIDSEDDDQANRLLDQAAKLAPKSAELAAARARIAGGGKALPTVATGGRSSPVAGDDAPAQASLDVSPEQKARVAALVRRAQQAAARGDIMDPPGDSAYDLYRNALSIDGNDASARAGLQGLPGQVETQMQQAVASGNVKRAEDLYATLSDLAPGDASQGDLRHKLGSAWIDNALQRASQGDRQGAFQALDRARRYAPDDPRLQSAYERIATGR, from the coding sequence ATGAGCGGACGCCGCGACCACCACGAACGCACCGAACCCACGCTCGGTCGCCTGGATGACCTGGACAAGCCGGCGCCGCCGGTCGATGACGGCTTGCCGCACATCATCGTGGATGAACCACGCCGAGGTGGTGCCGTACCACCGCCACGCTCGCGCGGGCCGCGCCAGCCCCGCAAGCGTGGCTGGCTTATCCCGGTGCTGGTCCTCGTGCTTATCGGTGTGGCTACCGCGCTTTACCTGCAGCAGGATCGCCTGCGCAACCTGGTGCCCAGCACCGAGCTCAACGACACGCTTACCCAGGCCAATGCAGCCCTTGAAGCGGGCAAGCTCGACGGCACCGACGGCGACAGCGCCCGCGAACTGTTCGAGAAGGCGCGCGACCAGCAGCCCGACAGCGACCAGGCCCGCGATGGTTTGCGCCGCGTCGGCCAGGCCGAGGTCAGCCGCGCTGACGCGGCGCTCACCGCCGGCCGGCTCGATGAGGCCGAGGCCGCGCTCAACGTCGCCCGTGAACTTTTGGGTGGCGGCAACGACGTGGAGCAGCTCTCGCAACGGCTGTCGCAGGCGCGTAACCCGCAAAAGCAGACTGAATCGCTGATCGACCAGGCACAGCAGGCCCTGGCCGCCGGAAAGCTGGATGGCGATGACGGTGCCGGTGCCCTCTACCGCCGCGTCCTCGATGCCGATCGCACGAACGCGGTCGCCGCGCGTGGTCTCGACAAGGTGGGCGATGGTTTGGCGGCTCAGGCGCGCCAGGCCATCGCCGATAACGATCGCGCCAAGGCCAATGCCATTGTCGATCGCATCGCCATCCTGGTACCGGGCTACGGTGATCTGCCCTCGCTGCGTGCCGCGCTCGCCGAAAATCGCAAGCAGGATGACCAGGCGGTCGCGACCCTCGTGCAACAGGGCAACGAAGCCATGCGTGCCGGCCGCTTTACCGGTGATGGCGATGACAATGCGCTCGCGCGGTTTCGTGCGGCGCTCGCCGCCGATCCGGACAACGCCGATGCGAAGGCCGGGCTGGGGCAGGTCGCCCAGGCGCTGATCGTGCAGGCGAACGCGGCTATCGATAGCGAGGACGATGACCAGGCGAACCGCTTGCTCGACCAGGCGGCGAAGCTGGCGCCGAAATCGGCAGAGCTGGCCGCGGCGCGCGCGCGTATCGCGGGCGGCGGCAAGGCGTTGCCCACCGTGGCAACGGGCGGGCGTTCCTCGCCGGTGGCGGGCGATGACGCACCGGCACAGGCGTCGCTGGATGTGAGCCCGGAGCAGAAAGCCCGTGTGGCTGCCCTCGTGCGCCGCGCCCAGCAGGCCGCCGCGCGCGGCGACATCATGGATCCGCCCGGGGACAGCGCCTACGACCTGTACCGCAACGCACTTTCCATCGATGGCAACGATGCCTCCGCCCGGGCCGGGCTGCAGGGCCTGCCGGGCCAGGTGGAAACCCAGATGCAGCAGGCCGTGGCCAGCGGCAACGTGAAGCGTGCCGAAGACCTCTACGCCACGCTCTCCGATCTTGCCCCGGGCGATGCCTCGCAGGGCGATCTGCGGCACAAGCTGGGCAGCGCGTGGATCGATAACGCGCTGCAGCGCGCATCGCAGGGCGATCGCCAGGGTGCGTTCCAGGCGCTTGACCGCGCACGCCGGTATGCACCGGATGATCCCCGCCTGCAAAGCGCCTACGAGCGCATTGCCACGGGGCGCTGA
- a CDS encoding NAD-dependent epimerase/dehydratase family protein yields MTVLVIGASSQVGHFLLPRLDAIGCEWLGLSRNAPADDPRWVRGHLPEAMPTLPPLSAILSSGPLDGLATWLTQARLEGTPHVIATSSMSAETKRDSDVPYERELSLRLRDAETRLIAFCASRGMPWTLFRPTLVYGAGMDQSISPIVRAAIRRRVFPLPAARGQRQPVHADDIAAAFVAALGNARARGKTFPIGGGERLTAGEMFRRMRRSAGVSTIPAPVPRVVLDLAGALRPALRGAVDRLDSDLIADNAELESVLGIHPRPFHPVPATWQSGA; encoded by the coding sequence ATGACGGTCCTGGTCATCGGCGCGTCAAGCCAGGTGGGGCATTTCCTCCTGCCGCGCCTCGACGCCATCGGTTGCGAATGGCTGGGCTTGAGCCGGAACGCGCCGGCCGATGATCCGCGCTGGGTACGCGGCCACCTGCCGGAAGCCATGCCGACGTTGCCCCCGCTTTCCGCGATCCTGTCCTCCGGACCGCTCGATGGCCTCGCGACCTGGCTCACCCAGGCGCGGCTCGAGGGCACGCCGCACGTCATCGCCACCTCCTCCATGAGCGCCGAAACCAAGCGCGATTCCGATGTGCCATACGAGCGTGAGCTTTCGTTGCGCCTGCGTGATGCCGAGACCCGGCTGATCGCGTTCTGCGCGTCGCGGGGCATGCCCTGGACGCTGTTCCGGCCGACGCTGGTTTATGGTGCCGGCATGGACCAGAGCATCAGCCCCATCGTGCGCGCCGCCATCCGCCGCCGCGTGTTCCCCTTGCCGGCCGCGCGCGGGCAGCGCCAGCCGGTGCACGCGGACGATATCGCCGCAGCCTTCGTGGCCGCGCTGGGCAACGCGCGGGCCAGGGGTAAGACCTTCCCGATCGGCGGGGGTGAGCGTCTCACCGCCGGGGAGATGTTCCGCCGCATGCGCCGGAGCGCGGGCGTCAGCACGATCCCCGCACCGGTGCCGCGCGTGGTGCTCGATCTGGCGGGCGCCCTGCGCCCGGCGCTGCGTGGGGCCGTGGACCGGCTCGATAGCGACCTGATCGCCGACAATGCCGAGCTGGAATCCGTGCTGGGTATCCACCCGCGGCCGTTCCACCCGGTGCCCGCCACCTGGCAAAGCGGCGCGTAG
- the mrcB gene encoding penicillin-binding protein 1B: MAFLHRLGSLLRASWPWLRIPFWLVMGLLFGFLLPYTLILNARLQDRFNDLVFAVPTRVYARPLMLEPGRAMTPAALELELTFAGYTPDGAGKVQGSYSKNGSRFIINSRGYAGPDGGELAHRLRVSLADGQIASVTDDANGKPIKAIHLDPARIATFYGADQEERRIVRLENVPPLLVQGLQAVEDRDFNHHIGLDFSAIARATFANIRAGHTVQGGSTLTQQLVRNLFLDRSQNYLRKVNEAILSLLMEAHYPKHRILEAYVNEVFLGQQGNQAVHGFAAGAEFFFGRRMEELRPQEIALLIGLVKGPSYYDPRRYPERALQRRNLVLQQFNETGLMDDAATKAAQATPLGIAVNAQLPHNRFPAFMQLVRSQILADFDEDALRNGSLSIFTTLDPAAQLYTEQAIITTTKALGKRGAASQAAAVVTDTTDGSVLAVVGSREPGEQGFNRALDARRSIGSLVKPFVYLVALSQPSKWSLATIVDDTPISMRQPDGTMWTPQNDDHEIHGQVPMLDALVHSWNLATVHLGLDVGLPRIKGFLESFGLENVNPSPSLLLGAVDLSPLQVAQMYEYIAADGHALPLVAVRGVMDNKGQAIKRYDVKPGPGEYQEPTRLIRWAMQQVVTSGTAAAIGNSSLGSLHAAGKTGTSDSQRDSWFAGFTGEHLAVVWMGRDDNKPTGLYGATGSMRVWQELFRKLPTTPLAAQPGDGLEMAWMNTQTGKRTEPTCEGARQFPFMKDYMPEEEQGCFWQQFKGMFGGGDSQQPPAQPPVPSNPTD; encoded by the coding sequence TTGGCATTCCTGCACCGTCTAGGCTCCCTCCTGCGTGCCAGCTGGCCTTGGCTGCGCATTCCCTTCTGGCTTGTCATGGGCCTGCTGTTCGGGTTCCTGCTGCCGTACACGCTCATCCTCAACGCACGCCTGCAGGATCGTTTCAACGACCTGGTGTTCGCGGTGCCCACGCGCGTGTACGCGCGCCCGCTCATGCTGGAGCCGGGGCGGGCGATGACGCCGGCGGCGCTTGAACTGGAGCTCACGTTTGCCGGCTATACGCCGGATGGTGCAGGCAAGGTCCAGGGGAGCTATTCGAAGAACGGCTCGCGCTTCATCATCAATTCGCGCGGCTACGCAGGCCCCGATGGCGGCGAGCTCGCCCATCGCCTGCGCGTTTCGCTGGCCGATGGCCAGATCGCCTCGGTCACCGACGATGCCAACGGCAAGCCGATCAAGGCCATCCACCTGGATCCGGCCCGCATTGCCACCTTCTACGGCGCGGACCAGGAAGAGCGCCGCATCGTGCGGCTGGAGAACGTGCCACCGCTGCTGGTGCAGGGCCTGCAGGCCGTCGAGGATCGTGATTTCAACCACCACATCGGCCTGGATTTCTCCGCGATCGCGCGCGCGACGTTCGCCAATATCCGCGCGGGCCACACCGTGCAGGGTGGGTCGACGCTCACCCAGCAGCTGGTGCGCAACCTGTTCCTGGACCGCAGCCAGAACTACCTGCGCAAGGTGAACGAGGCCATCCTCTCGCTGCTGATGGAAGCGCACTACCCGAAGCACCGGATCCTCGAGGCGTACGTCAACGAAGTGTTCCTTGGCCAGCAAGGCAACCAGGCGGTGCACGGCTTTGCGGCGGGCGCCGAATTCTTCTTCGGCCGGCGCATGGAAGAGCTGCGCCCGCAGGAGATCGCGTTGCTTATCGGCCTGGTGAAGGGCCCCAGCTACTACGACCCGCGCCGCTACCCCGAGCGCGCGCTGCAACGCCGTAACCTGGTGTTGCAGCAGTTCAACGAAACGGGGCTGATGGACGATGCGGCCACCAAGGCCGCGCAGGCCACACCCTTGGGCATTGCGGTCAACGCACAGCTGCCGCACAACCGCTTCCCGGCGTTCATGCAGCTGGTGCGTTCGCAGATCCTGGCCGACTTCGATGAAGACGCGCTGCGCAACGGCAGCCTGAGCATCTTCACGACGCTCGACCCCGCCGCGCAGCTGTATACCGAGCAGGCGATTATCACGACCACCAAGGCCCTGGGTAAGCGCGGTGCCGCCTCGCAGGCCGCTGCCGTGGTCACCGATACCACCGATGGCAGCGTGCTGGCCGTGGTCGGCTCGCGTGAGCCGGGCGAGCAGGGCTTCAATCGTGCGCTCGATGCGCGCCGCTCCATCGGTTCGCTGGTCAAGCCGTTCGTGTACCTCGTGGCGTTGTCGCAGCCGTCGAAGTGGTCGCTGGCGACGATCGTGGATGACACGCCGATCAGCATGCGCCAGCCCGATGGCACGATGTGGACGCCGCAGAACGACGATCACGAAATCCATGGCCAGGTGCCGATGCTCGATGCGCTGGTGCATTCGTGGAACCTCGCCACGGTGCATCTGGGCCTGGACGTGGGCTTGCCCCGCATCAAGGGCTTCCTCGAATCGTTTGGCCTGGAGAATGTGAACCCGAGCCCGTCGCTGCTGCTGGGCGCGGTGGATCTGTCACCGCTTCAGGTCGCGCAGATGTACGAATACATCGCGGCCGATGGCCATGCGTTGCCGCTCGTCGCGGTGCGCGGCGTGATGGACAACAAGGGCCAGGCGATCAAGCGTTACGACGTGAAGCCCGGCCCGGGCGAGTACCAGGAGCCGACCCGCCTTATCCGCTGGGCCATGCAGCAGGTAGTGACCAGCGGCACGGCGGCGGCCATTGGCAACTCCAGCCTGGGCTCGCTGCATGCCGCCGGCAAGACCGGCACCAGCGATAGCCAGCGCGATAGCTGGTTTGCCGGGTTTACCGGGGAGCACCTGGCGGTGGTCTGGATGGGTCGCGACGATAACAAGCCCACTGGGCTGTACGGCGCCACCGGTAGCATGCGGGTGTGGCAGGAGTTGTTCCGCAAGCTGCCGACCACGCCGCTTGCCGCCCAGCCCGGCGATGGCCTGGAGATGGCGTGGATGAACACGCAGACCGGCAAGCGCACCGAGCCCACCTGTGAAGGGGCCCGGCAGTTCCCGTTCATGAAGGACTACATGCCCGAAGAAGAACAGGGCTGTTTCTGGCAGCAATTCAAGGGTATGTTCGGCGGCGGCGACAGCCAGCAGCCTCCGGCCCAGCCGCCCGTTCCCAGTAATCCTACGGATTGA
- a CDS encoding tetratricopeptide repeat protein, which translates to MLRLRYCALTAAALVAACSQPAPPQATRPSQPTYDIVAQIRAAGEREKSAIEVAPLRDPGVKGLEQSAQADERAGKYDDADAKLVQALKMAPEAPELIQDRAEIAVRKQDYPAAEKLAKQSFEMGPKSGSLCARNQQTIYEMRMQAGDQTGAMAARTELGKCHIAGPNRY; encoded by the coding sequence ATGCTTCGCCTTCGTTATTGCGCCCTTACCGCTGCCGCGCTTGTCGCCGCATGCAGCCAGCCCGCCCCGCCGCAGGCCACCCGCCCCAGCCAGCCCACCTACGATATCGTCGCCCAGATCCGCGCCGCGGGTGAGCGCGAGAAATCGGCTATCGAGGTCGCGCCGCTGCGCGATCCGGGCGTCAAGGGGCTCGAACAATCCGCGCAGGCCGACGAGCGCGCCGGCAAGTACGACGATGCCGATGCCAAGCTCGTGCAGGCCCTGAAGATGGCGCCCGAGGCGCCGGAACTGATCCAGGACCGCGCCGAAATCGCCGTGCGCAAGCAGGATTACCCGGCGGCGGAAAAGCTGGCGAAGCAGTCCTTCGAGATGGGCCCGAAATCGGGCAGCCTGTGCGCCCGCAACCAGCAGACGATTTACGAAATGCGCATGCAGGCCGGCGACCAGACCGGCGCCATGGCAGCGCGCACGGAGCTGGGCAAGTGCCACATCGCGGGCCCCAACCGCTACTGA